The genomic stretch AGCGTCTCTGTCATATTTTACCACTCCCTTGAAGGGAACTCCTTTCTCTTTGGACCAAAGCCTACTGAACCCCTCTTCTCAAACATGTTTCTCGGGTCCACAGTGGTCTTGTTCTCACGATGTGTTTCAGGTATCACAAACCTCTCATTGTATGTTGCAAGCGAGTTGATCCTGTATATACCATGCACATCTTCTTCAGAAAGGCCTGTGGACGAAAGGGCATTTCTTACGGCCCCTTCTCCTACATCACCCACACGCTTCTGCCTCCAGTACATCCTGACTGCCATCTGCTTCTTCAGTGATTCCATTACAAGGGCCTCATTGCCGGCGGCAAGCAGATTTGCAATATACTTCACCGGAACCCTCATCTTGTCAATCTCATTGAAGAAATCATCCGCCTCAGGATCGAACGTACCTCCCCTGTCCGCCTTTGCCTGATGAAGGATCGGCGATAGCGGCGGAACATAGAAGTTCATCGGCAGAGTCCTGAACTCAGGATGATTCGGGAGGGATATCCTCCATTTTTTGAACAGGAAGTATGCCGGTGACCTCTGTGCTGCCATTATCCAGTTGTCTTCTGCACCACCCTTGCGGGCTGCTTCTATGACTTTTGGATCAAACGGATCAAGTATCAGGTCTCTCATACCCTCGACAATCCTGTCTTCAGGCAGTTTTGCCGTATCCTCTATCCTGTCAGCATCATACATCAAAACACCTACTGTCCTGATCCTTCCTGTGCAGGCATGTGCACATGCATTTGCCTGTCCGGTCTCGGTCCTCGGGTAGCAGAATATGCACTTCTCCGATTTACCGTTTGCCCAGTTGTAGTAAGGCTTTTTGTACGGACATGCGCTTACACAGAATCTCCATGCACGGCAGATATTCTGATCAAGAAGGACTATTCCGTCTTCTCCCCTCTTATACAATGCACCGGAAGGACATGATGCCACACAGCCTGGATTGAGGCAGTGATTGCATATTCTCGGCACATAGAAATAGAAGAGTTTATGGAATTTTGTCAACAGCTCCTTCTGCGATGCAGAGAGGTTTCTGAGATTAGGATCATTGGTTGCATAAAGCGGTGATCCTCCCATATCATCGTCCCAGTTAGGGCCGAGCGATACCTTCTCCATAAACTCGCCTGTAATTAATGACTTTGGCCTTGCAACCGGCTGGTCATCACCAAGCGGCGCATTAAACAGGTTCTGATAATCAAAGGTGAACGGCTCATAATAGTCATCAATAGTAGGCAGGTTCGGCTGAAAGAAGATATTGGCAAGGGTCCGTATCTTACCGGGCCCTTTGAGCAGTTTCAGACGGAGATTACCTCCGCTGAGCTCCCAGCCACCTCTGTACCTTTCCTGATCCTCCCAGGTTACAGGATAACCTGTACCCGGCTTCGTCTCCACGTTGTTCCACCACATATACTCAGCTCCCTGACGCGATGTCCAGACATTCTTGCAGGAGACACTGCAAGTGTGACATCCGATACACTTGTCAAGGTTAAAGCTCATTGATAGTTGAAATCTGACGTCCATTACCACTTCACCTCCTGATTCTTCATTCTTCTCACAAGGACATTTGTATCCCTGATGATTGGTATTGGCCCCCACGCGTTGAATCCATAAGAGAACTGTCCGTAACCACCTGTACTGAGAGTCGGGAGTTTCAGTCTCTGTCTTGTCAGACTGTTATGGAACCCACCCCTTCTCTTCTCTCTCTGCTCTGATTTGGGGACATTAATGGTCCTCTCCTGTGAGTGATATGCAAAAGCAACGCCTGATGGTATCCTTGCACTGACAACTGCCCTGGCACAGAATATTCCATTGTCGTTATATGCCTCAACCCAATCATTATCCTGGATACCAACGCTCTCAGCGTCCTTATCATTGATCCAGATCGAGTTGCCTCCGCGGGACAGGGTCAACATCCTCAGGTTATCATAGTGAGTAGAGTGGATCTGCCACTTACCATGCGGTGTAATATAATTGAGTACGAGAGCGCCGCTCTTGTCACTCTTTACAAGCTCATTCATCTTGTTTGGATCCAGCTTGTATTTGTGCGTAGGCAGTGCCTCTCCGAAGTTAAAGTACTCCGGATGATCCAGATAGAAGTGCTGACGGCCTGTCAGTGTCCTCCATGGAATCCTGTACTCGGTCTGCAGGCAGTAGGCGCTGTAGGTACGTTTATTAAGTACGATACCAGTCCATACTGGTGATGTGAGCCACCTCTTTGGCTGTGCAACAATGTCCTCATAGGTAATCTTCACATCTCTTGTAGGTGCTGCCAGTTCATCTGCAAGACCATGCATATGCTCATCAACCTTGATCTCATCACCGAATACAGCCTTAACAGAGTTCTTGGCTTCAAGGAACTGATCGCCATGAAGACCGGTGTGGTGCTCCTCTATCTGCCAGCCCTCATAGTTTACCTCGCCATTTGTCAGATTGGAGAAGTGCATGATCACATTTGCAAGCTCTCTGGCATCCTTAATACATATATACTTCTCGCCATCGAACTCGTGCTTGCGAGTATGCTCATTCCTCATGTACTGTTCATAGTACTTTTTGCCATCCACCATGATACCGTGGAAGCCGTACTTGCCCCTCTGATTCGGTCCAACCGAAACCTGCCTGTTATAGAGATTTGTAAAGTCTCTGGTAACAACAGTCAGATTCGGCATGGTCACTCCGGGGATAGCCTCACACTGTCCCTTCTTCCAATCCTCAATGCCGTTCAGAGCAGCCTGTGCAATTTCACCAGGTGAATCATGGGCAAGCGGTGTAGCCACAACGTCCTTCATTGGCCTTGGAAGATGTTTCTTTGCAAGCTCGGAAAATTTCAAGGCAAGGAACTGATATGCATCCCAGTCGCTCTTTGCCTCCCAGTTTGGCTGAACTCCTGCGCCCATCGGCACATAATATGAGTGAAGGTCAGTTGAGTTGAGATCCTCCTTCTCATACCAGTGTGCTGCCGGCATGACTATGTCGCAGTATGTCGGTGTGGTATTCATACGCATATTGAGATCGCAGAGCAGGTCAAGTTTACCAAGCGGGCTCTCCCTGTACTTCATCTCCTTAAGGTAGGGCTTTGCCACCTCAGTACAATCCATATTATGGTGCGTACCGAGCAGGAATTTAAAGAAGTATTCCTGACCTCTTGCACTTGAACCAAGTGCGTTACCACGCCATATCATCCAGACCCTCGGCCAGTTTTCCGGGGCATCCGGATCTTCTATGGCAAACTGAAGGGCTCCGCTCTTCAACTGCTTTACCGTGTAATCAACTATCTCGGCATCAGTCTTTGCGCCGGCCCTCTGCGCCTCTTCAGCTAAAACAAGACTGCTCTTGTTAAACTGAGGATACCACGGCAGATGACCCATCCTGACCGCACGAATCTGATAATCAGCACAATGCTCATAATCAAGGACGCTTGCATCCGGGACAGGCACATAGTCGGTAATCTTCATGTCATATTTCCACATCTGGGTATTGATATACCAGAAGCTCGGTGTATTCTGAAGGCGTGGCGGCCTGATCCAGTCGAGAGAATGAGCAAACTGGCCCCATGAATCGAACGCGGCAAGCTTCTCCTGTCCCACATAATGGTTCTGTCCTCCGCCGTTTCTTCCGATACATCCGCACAGCATCAGTGCACCGATGAATGACCTGTAGATAAGATCTGAATGATACCAGTGGTTACTGCTTGCACCGCTGATAACCATGGAACGTCCCTTTGTGACCTCAGCATTGGATGCGAATTCCCTTGCAACTTGAATAACTGTATCACGGCCTATTCCGGTGTACTTCTCCTGCCATGCAGGTGAGAAACCCTTGTCATCATCATAGTTTCTTGCAAAGTCACCCGTTAGTCCGGGACGTGCAATGCCAAGATGAGATACAAAGAGATCAAATATGGTAGTAACAGGGATCTTGCCCTCTTTTGTCTCTACATATTTGAAAGGAACCTGTCTCTTGTAGACCTCACCGGTATCAAGTTCGTAGAAGGCACATTCGAGAGCCCCGTCCTTGCTGTCAATAAAGGTAAGTGCCGGGTCAAACTGCTCCCCTGACTTCTCATCCTTTATCATGGTATTCCACTTCCCTTCACTTTCATGTCTCTTTGGATAACGGAATCCCATGCCGCCATAGACTATCCTGGCCTTGCTGGTCTTCGTATCCCACATGGCAAACTTCCACTCAGGATTATCCGTCTCAGCATATTCCTTCATGTCGCATGCCCTTAAGAGACGGCCGCCTTCATACCCGTTCTTTGCCTTGCGGAACTTGATAAGGTGCGGCATGTCTGTGTACTGCTTAAGATAATTCATAAAATACGGCACCTGACGGTCAATGTAGAATTCCTTCGTTATGACGTGGTTGATACCCATCCATAACGCACCATCAGATCCGGTCTTGACAGGGATCCAGAGGTCTGCATATTTAGCAACCTCTGCATAATCCGGAGAACACACAACCACCTTGGCTCCTCCTATACGGAGCTCGGAAACATAGTGGCAGTCTGCAGTCCTGGTCCTGTTTGGTGTTGCGCCGGTAATAACCACATAACCTGTGTTATACCAGTCAGCGCTCTCACACACATCTGTCTGCTCACCCCATACCTGAGGGTGTGCATTCGGAAGGTCAGTGTAGTAGTCATAGAAGCTCAGACTTACACCACCCATAAGCTGGTGATATCTTGCACCTGATGAGTAACTGATCTGAGACATAGCCGGAATCGGCGAAAAACTGATGTTCCTGTCCGGACCGTATGTCTTAATGGTATGGATCTGTGCTGCTGTTATGATCTCAGCGCACATGTCCCACGTACTCCTCCTGAATCCACCCTTACCCCTCGACCATTTGATCTTTTTATGGAGTTCTGCATTATCAACAATGCTCTTCCATGCATCCACAGGGTCTGCATGTCTTGATCTTGCATCTTTCCATGCATCAAGCAGCGGGCCGCGGATATATGGGTACTTCACCCTCACCGGGCTGTAAACATACCATGATGCGGAAATACCTCTCTGACAGCCTCTCGGTTCATACGGCGGAACCCTGTCGTCAATCGCCTCATAATCAGTCGCCTGTAGTTCCCAGGTTATGATGCCGTCCTTCACATAGACCATCCAACTGCATCCACCTGTACAGTTGTTGCCATGCGTACTTCTGACAGTTCTGTCATACTGCCAGCGGTTTCTGTAAAACTCTTCCCAGCCTCTCTTGGCCGGGTCAACAATATCCTGAATCCATGTAGCCATTTAATTATTTCCCTCCTTTCCCACCATAATTCCTCCAAATTGCCTCATGCGCTGTTCCACCAACGCGTTTTCTGTATCTGCCGCTCCATACGATGCTGAAGAAGATAAGAATACCGACAAATCCTGCAGCACTAATACCAATGAATGCACCGGTTTTGGATGCCTGCTCTGCCGGCAGCGTGCTGAAGAATGCCTTCAAATGAGTCACCTCATCATCAGTTACATTCTTTCTTGAAAAGACCGGCCCCATTATAGGTGTGCCTGTGCTGTTAATCCAGGCTGCTGCTATAAGAGGGTTCTGAGGAGCAGGGCCAACCCCGTATTTCTCGTTCGGCAGCATCAGGTTCGGGCCCAGCGTTCCTCCACCGAGGGTGCCAAGACCTACACTGTGACAGGAAATACATGCAGGACCGCCATTCTCAAACCTCTTCTCTCCTGTGAACAACATCCTCCCGATGGCAGCATCACCCTGGACTACCTGAACCTCAGGCGCTGCCTCAGCCGCAGCCTGGTCCTGAGCGGTTTCAGCCGTTGCCATGACAGGCAGACTCACAAGGCCTGCAATCAGGAGCACTACGAACATCAAAACCTCCAACCTCCTACCAACGATTGATTTAACCATATTCTGCTTACACCTCCTTTCTTATTGTTAGATTAAAAAACAGGCCTGCTTCTTCAGGCCTGTCATCCCAAATCAGCCAAAAACCCACATCACAGGACATGGAGACTTCTTTGTCACCCTGTCAGTAACACTTCCCAAAAAGAATTTGCCTGCTGAAGAATAACGATGCGTCGCCATAACTATCATGTCAGCCCTGTTCTTGATGGCCTCTGCTACTATTTCGTGAGCGGCATCTCCCTCACTCAGGATAGTCTCCACGTTCTTATGCCCCTGATCCACCAGCTTCCTTGCTTCTGACTCGAGGAGAGACCTGCCCTCGTTCAACCAATCCTCATGTATGCTTGTCCATTGCGGTGAGTCTGTAACCATAGGCTCAGAACGATACCACTTTTCAACAACATTTAGCAATATTAATTTAGCACCGGACAATCCTGAGATGTATGATGCCACCTCAACTGACTTATCCTTTAACCCGGAGCTATCAATGGGACACAGTATCACTTTATAATCCATGCGGAACCTCTTGTCTGCCTCCAGCAAAACCTCTCACACCTTCCTTGCATCAAGGTATGAGAGGCATGAATCCATCAAGTTCGTTAATT from Nitrospirota bacterium encodes the following:
- the narH gene encoding nitrate reductase subunit beta — translated: MDVRFQLSMSFNLDKCIGCHTCSVSCKNVWTSRQGAEYMWWNNVETKPGTGYPVTWEDQERYRGGWELSGGNLRLKLLKGPGKIRTLANIFFQPNLPTIDDYYEPFTFDYQNLFNAPLGDDQPVARPKSLITGEFMEKVSLGPNWDDDMGGSPLYATNDPNLRNLSASQKELLTKFHKLFYFYVPRICNHCLNPGCVASCPSGALYKRGEDGIVLLDQNICRAWRFCVSACPYKKPYYNWANGKSEKCIFCYPRTETGQANACAHACTGRIRTVGVLMYDADRIEDTAKLPEDRIVEGMRDLILDPFDPKVIEAARKGGAEDNWIMAAQRSPAYFLFKKWRISLPNHPEFRTLPMNFYVPPLSPILHQAKADRGGTFDPEADDFFNEIDKMRVPVKYIANLLAAGNEALVMESLKKQMAVRMYWRQKRVGDVGEGAVRNALSSTGLSEEDVHGIYRINSLATYNERFVIPETHRENKTTVDPRNMFEKRGSVGFGPKRKEFPSREW
- a CDS encoding nitrate reductase subunit alpha; this encodes MATWIQDIVDPAKRGWEEFYRNRWQYDRTVRSTHGNNCTGGCSWMVYVKDGIITWELQATDYEAIDDRVPPYEPRGCQRGISASWYVYSPVRVKYPYIRGPLLDAWKDARSRHADPVDAWKSIVDNAELHKKIKWSRGKGGFRRSTWDMCAEIITAAQIHTIKTYGPDRNISFSPIPAMSQISYSSGARYHQLMGGVSLSFYDYYTDLPNAHPQVWGEQTDVCESADWYNTGYVVITGATPNRTRTADCHYVSELRIGGAKVVVCSPDYAEVAKYADLWIPVKTGSDGALWMGINHVITKEFYIDRQVPYFMNYLKQYTDMPHLIKFRKAKNGYEGGRLLRACDMKEYAETDNPEWKFAMWDTKTSKARIVYGGMGFRYPKRHESEGKWNTMIKDEKSGEQFDPALTFIDSKDGALECAFYELDTGEVYKRQVPFKYVETKEGKIPVTTIFDLFVSHLGIARPGLTGDFARNYDDDKGFSPAWQEKYTGIGRDTVIQVAREFASNAEVTKGRSMVISGASSNHWYHSDLIYRSFIGALMLCGCIGRNGGGQNHYVGQEKLAAFDSWGQFAHSLDWIRPPRLQNTPSFWYINTQMWKYDMKITDYVPVPDASVLDYEHCADYQIRAVRMGHLPWYPQFNKSSLVLAEEAQRAGAKTDAEIVDYTVKQLKSGALQFAIEDPDAPENWPRVWMIWRGNALGSSARGQEYFFKFLLGTHHNMDCTEVAKPYLKEMKYRESPLGKLDLLCDLNMRMNTTPTYCDIVMPAAHWYEKEDLNSTDLHSYYVPMGAGVQPNWEAKSDWDAYQFLALKFSELAKKHLPRPMKDVVATPLAHDSPGEIAQAALNGIEDWKKGQCEAIPGVTMPNLTVVTRDFTNLYNRQVSVGPNQRGKYGFHGIMVDGKKYYEQYMRNEHTRKHEFDGEKYICIKDARELANVIMHFSNLTNGEVNYEGWQIEEHHTGLHGDQFLEAKNSVKAVFGDEIKVDEHMHGLADELAAPTRDVKITYEDIVAQPKRWLTSPVWTGIVLNKRTYSAYCLQTEYRIPWRTLTGRQHFYLDHPEYFNFGEALPTHKYKLDPNKMNELVKSDKSGALVLNYITPHGKWQIHSTHYDNLRMLTLSRGGNSIWINDKDAESVGIQDNDWVEAYNDNGIFCARAVVSARIPSGVAFAYHSQERTINVPKSEQREKRRGGFHNSLTRQRLKLPTLSTGGYGQFSYGFNAWGPIPIIRDTNVLVRRMKNQEVKW
- a CDS encoding universal stress protein; its protein translation is MDYKVILCPIDSSGLKDKSVEVASYISGLSGAKLILLNVVEKWYRSEPMVTDSPQWTSIHEDWLNEGRSLLESEARKLVDQGHKNVETILSEGDAAHEIVAEAIKNRADMIVMATHRYSSAGKFFLGSVTDRVTKKSPCPVMWVFG